The Diaminobutyricimonas aerilata nucleotide sequence AGTACCAGATCAAGTCGGGCTTCCACGGCCCGACCGACATCTCGCCCGTCGGCCTCGCGGCGCAGTGCCACGTGGGGCTCGCCATCCACAACTTCGGCATCCAGGAGTACATGGCGCACAGCGACAAGACGAACACCGTGTTCGAGCAGTCGCTCGTGTTCGCCGACGGGTTCCTGCACCCGGGCGACAACCCCGGACTCGGCGTCGAGCTCAACGAGGAGGCGGCCGCGAGCTTCCCGTACCAGCAGGCCTACCTGCCCTACAACCGCCTCTCCGACGGCACGGTGCACGACTGGTGAGTCGACCCACGGCACGGCCCGTCGCTCCCTGAGCCCGTCGAAGGGGGCACCCCGATGACACTCGCTCCCTGAGCCTGTCGAAGGGTGCCGCCCGCCGCGCACCCTTCCGCATGCCGGGATCATTTCCCGCGCATCCGGAAAGGTGAGCGGCACCGCCTGGAGCGGAACCTTCGCGGGCTCGGCGAGCCGAGCCTCAGCGAGGCGAGCGTGGCGAGCGTGGCGAGTGCAGTGCGTCAGTCGCGCGGCACCCCGAGCTGCCACGTGGTGAACTGCCCGCCGAGCGGCTCGCCCATCGGCGCGATGTCGCCCGGCTCGATGCCGCGCTCGCGCGCCCACGCGTAGGCGTCGTCGAGCGGCTCGAACCCGATGGCCTTGCCGGGGCCGAGCGGGAACCACGCCGACTCGTTCGCGGAGACGCCCCACACGATGTGGTGCTGTCCGTCGTCGAGCTGCGCCACGGCCTCGATGAGCCGCGCCATGTCGCCGGGCGAGAACCAGATCGGCAGGAAGTCGGGCGACGGCTCGGTGTTGAACGCGCAGATGCGCACGGACACGATCGACATGCCGGTGCGGTGCGACACGACGGCGCCGAGCAGCTCCATCGCGGCCTTCGTCACGCCGTAGTACGTGTCGGGGCGGGGCGCGAGCAGATCGGTCGCGCGCGCCTCGGCGGCCGTCGCAAGGCCGACGGCGTGGATGGAGCTCGCGAGCAGCACCCGCCGCACCCCGGCGTCCCGCGCCGCCTCGAGCACGAGGCGCGTGCCGGTGATGTTCGTGTCGTTGAGCTCGTCCCACTCGCGCTCGCTCGGGAAGCCGGCGAAGTGCACGACCGTGTCGGCGCCCTCGAACGCGCGCGCGAGGAAATCGCGGTCGAGGATGTCGCCCTCGATGACCCCCTCCACGTCGCCGCCCGCCCCGGGTGCCTCGAGCAGACGCAGTTCGCGGTCGGGGCGTTCGAGAAGGGGCGAGACGGCGCGACCGATGCGGCCTCCGGCTCCGGTGACGACGATGGTGCTCATGGTGCTCCCGTGCCGCGGGGAACGGACCGCGGCTTCGCGATTCATGCTTCCGGGATGCTCAACACACGTGCAACGCGCCCCCCGCTTTCGTTGAGCGAACGTCCAGGATGCGGCTGAGTCCCGCTGGTCGAGTAGGGCGCCCGTATCGAGACCTCCCTTCCGCAGGCGGTTCGCGTGGGGGTCTCGATACGGCGGGCTCCGCCGCGCCTACTCGACCGGCGGGTAGAGGGTGCCGCGCGTGCGCCTGGGCACCGCTGGTCGAGTAGGGCGCCCTGGCGCCCGTATCGAGACCTCCCCTCCGCGGGCGGCGACAACGACTACTCGACCAGCGGAGGCGCCGCCGCGCCGTCCGCTACCGTCGGACGCAGGAACGAGCCCCGCCCTTCGACCCCGGAGTCGCCCGATGTCATCCCGCACCTCGTTCCTCGCGCTCGTGGTCGCCGGTCTCTGCTGGGGCACCGGCGGCGTGCTCGGCCGCGAACTGGGCGCCGTCGCCGACGCGAGCGCCCTCACCGTCGCCGCCTGCCGGCTCGTGTTCGGCGG carries:
- a CDS encoding NAD-dependent epimerase/dehydratase family protein, with the protein product MSTIVVTGAGGRIGRAVSPLLERPDRELRLLEAPGAGGDVEGVIEGDILDRDFLARAFEGADTVVHFAGFPSEREWDELNDTNITGTRLVLEAARDAGVRRVLLASSIHAVGLATAAEARATDLLAPRPDTYYGVTKAAMELLGAVVSHRTGMSIVSVRICAFNTEPSPDFLPIWFSPGDMARLIEAVAQLDDGQHHIVWGVSANESAWFPLGPGKAIGFEPLDDAYAWARERGIEPGDIAPMGEPLGGQFTTWQLGVPRD